The following proteins are co-located in the Pyricularia oryzae 70-15 chromosome 1, whole genome shotgun sequence genome:
- a CDS encoding venom protein 2 translates to MMEHDPKTPGYSTGDKTSFAYTSARERWPVIITQAIDDAYRSVAQCDDPDKSGEGKTIVNELAQLKYQVQHDRQLTPIPDDGRPDVALYNKELEQLGNPTWLNMNWLYCECYLYRRMHTSFSLSQHWKGYDVFARQKIKTFRSSRPAVLELAARYQDLVKQLDEQKAKGAVEPAAEELLFREMCEICLWGNATDLSLLTTLSYDDIQKLQGSEARRAAEANILVNDLGQALEALRKAKASKPDQERRVDIVLDNAGFELYVDLVLAGYLLSSNLATCVVLHPKEMPWFVSDVIPADFGALLNVLADPRGFYETQSEDESLQGKVPATLSETEIEHLKFLFQNWTDLYAEGKIILRPNAFWTHAGSYWRLPAVAPELYEELKTSELVIFKGDLNYRKLTGDATWDPTTSFTEAIGPLGPGSGVNVLALRTCKADVVVGLKPGEDEKLREQDGSSDTSARKWAWSGKYAVVSFSHGG, encoded by the exons ATGATGGAGCACGATCCCAAGACCC CGGGGTACTCGACCGGCGACAAAACCTCCTTCGCCTACACCTCAGCTCGGGAACGATGGCCTGTCATCATCACACAGGCCATTGATGATGCCTACCGATCCGTAGCCCAGTGCGACGACCCGGACAAGTCAGGCGAGGGCAAGACAATTGTCAACGAGCTCGCCCAGCTCAAGTACCAGGTCCAGCACGACCGCCAACTGAC ACCTATCCCTGACGATGGCCGCCCTGACGTCGCCCTCTACAACAAGGAGCTGGAGCAGCTCGGCAATCCGACATGGCTAAACATGAACTGGCTGTACTGCGAATGCTACCTATATCGCCGCATGCACACCAGCTTCTCCCTCTCACAGCATTGGAagggctatgatgtttttgcccGTCAAAAAATCAAGACTTTCCGGTCCTCCCGCCCGGCAGTCCTGGAGCTCGCTGCTCGTTATCAAGACCTGGTTAAGCAGCTAGACGAGCAAAAGGCCAAGGGCGCGGTCGAACCTGCGGCCGAGGAATTGCTGTTCCGCGAGATGTGCGAGATCTGCCTGTGGGGCAATGCCACGGACCTGTCTCTCCTGACGACCCTTTCCTACGACGACATTCAGAAGCTGCAGGGCTCCGAGGCCCGCCGTGCTGCCGAGGCCAACATCCTCGTCAACGATCTGGGACAAGCGCTTGAGGCCTTGcgcaaggccaaggccagCAAGCCTGACCAGGAACGCCGCGTCGATATCGTGCTAGACAATGCCGGGTTTGAGCTGTACGTCGACCTCGTCCTGGCCGGCTACTTGCTGTCGTCGAACCTGGCAACCTGCGTCGTTCTCCACCCCAAGGAGATGCCCTGGTTCGTGTCCGACGTCATACCTGCCGACTTTGGCGCCCTCCTGAATGTGCTCGCCGACCCGCGCGGCTTCTATGAGACGCAGTCGGAGGACGAGTCGCTGCAGGGCAAGGTTCCCGCGACGCTTTCAGAGACGGAGATTGAGCATCTCAAGTTCTTATTCCAGAACTGGACAGATCTCTACGCCGAGGGCAAGATTATCCTCCGTCCAAATGCATTTTGGACCCATGCCGGCAGCTACTGGAGGCTTCCAGCAGTCGCTCCGGAGCTGTACGAAGAGCTGAAGACCAGCGAACTGGTTATCTTCAAGGGTGATCTCAACTACAGGAAGCTCACCGGTGAT GCCACATGGGACCCCACTACGTCATTTACCGAAGCTATCGGTCCGCTCGGTCCTGGCTCGGGCGTCAACGTCCTTGCTCTGCGCACGTGCAAAGCTGACGTCGTTGTTGGACTAAAGCCCGGTGAGGATGAGAAGCTCCGCGAACAGGACGGCTCTAGCGACACTTCAGCCAGGAAATGGGCCTGGAGTGGCAAGTACGCCGTCGTGTCCTTCTCGCATGGAGGCTGA